A section of the Sphingomonas ginsenosidivorax genome encodes:
- a CDS encoding MmcB family DNA repair protein codes for MLDVPSRPPASCVDAPGSPLCAADVTRGVTRMLLRHDLTAMAEVPLDGGRRADLMALDARGQIVIIEIKVSRADLLGDGKWPDYLAHCDRYYWAVPAGFDIGPLDGSAFLPGRTGIIVADRYDAAIVREAHSTPLPAHVRKRCTLAFGRRAARRLIGVVDPDADGLAF; via the coding sequence ATGCTCGATGTCCCTTCCCGCCCCCCCGCCTCGTGCGTCGACGCGCCCGGTTCGCCCCTTTGTGCCGCGGATGTCACCCGCGGCGTGACGCGCATGCTGTTGCGGCACGACCTGACCGCGATGGCAGAGGTTCCGCTCGACGGTGGCCGACGGGCCGATCTGATGGCGCTCGACGCGCGCGGGCAGATCGTGATCATCGAGATCAAGGTGTCGCGCGCCGACCTGCTGGGCGACGGCAAATGGCCCGATTACCTGGCGCATTGCGATCGCTATTACTGGGCGGTGCCAGCGGGATTCGACATCGGCCCGCTGGACGGGTCGGCGTTCCTGCCCGGGCGGACCGGGATCATCGTCGCCGATCGCTACGACGCGGCGATCGTCCGCGAGGCACACTCCACCCCCCTGCCCGCGCATGTCCGCAAGCGCTGTACGCTGGCGTTCGGCCGGCGCGCGGCGCGGCGGCTGATCGGGGTGGTCGATCCCGATGCGGACGGACTGGCCTTCTAG
- a CDS encoding ankyrin repeat domain-containing protein: MSPFRLFLTALLLTSGAPALAQQQSAGYKFLSAVRDAKNNEVLEMLGRPGSNIVNARDVTTGEGALHIVIKRGDETYLRFLLQKGADANMRDGKGNTPLLLAVTMGQTGMIPILTAAKANPNLGNSAGETPLIRAVQRRDIAMIRILLNEGADPDQADIIAGMSARAYAKQDSRNPVVTKLLEDAPKKTQKAVSGPKF; the protein is encoded by the coding sequence ATGTCGCCCTTCCGCCTGTTCCTGACGGCCCTGCTGCTGACCTCCGGCGCGCCCGCGCTCGCGCAGCAGCAATCGGCCGGATACAAGTTCCTGTCCGCGGTGCGCGACGCGAAGAACAACGAGGTGCTCGAAATGCTCGGCAGGCCGGGCAGCAACATCGTCAACGCGCGTGACGTGACGACGGGCGAGGGGGCGCTGCACATCGTCATCAAGCGCGGCGACGAGACCTATCTGCGCTTCCTGCTGCAGAAGGGCGCCGACGCGAACATGCGCGACGGCAAGGGCAACACGCCGCTGCTCCTTGCCGTGACGATGGGGCAGACGGGGATGATCCCGATCCTGACCGCGGCGAAAGCCAATCCGAACCTCGGCAACTCGGCGGGCGAGACGCCGCTGATCCGCGCCGTGCAGCGCCGCGACATCGCCATGATCCGCATCCTGCTGAACGAGGGCGCCGATCCCGACCAGGCCGATATCATCGCCGGCATGTCGGCACGCGCCTATGCCAAGCAGGACAGCCGCAATCCGGTGGTGACCAAGCTGCTCGAGGACGCGCCGAAAAAGACGCAGAAGGCCGTGTCGGGCCCGAAATTCTGA
- a CDS encoding SCO family protein — MNIVRHVLFGALALAACSPTPVAPARPPLEGARIGGPFTLTDQDGRTVSDRDFAGKYRIMYFGYTFCPDVCPTDVQAIGAALKTLEASDPAVAAKVVPVFVTVDPARDTPPVLKAFVSAFHPRMVGLTGTPQQIEAVKKEFAIFSAKGDPAPGGGYLVNHSRQTYLMGPDGKPIALLPQEQGPKAVADEIKRWVR; from the coding sequence ATGAACATCGTCCGCCATGTCCTGTTCGGGGCGCTCGCCCTGGCCGCCTGCAGCCCGACGCCGGTCGCTCCGGCCCGCCCCCCGCTCGAAGGGGCCCGGATCGGCGGACCGTTCACGCTGACCGACCAGGATGGCCGCACCGTGTCCGACCGCGATTTCGCAGGCAAATACCGGATCATGTACTTCGGCTACACCTTCTGCCCCGATGTCTGCCCGACCGACGTCCAGGCGATCGGCGCCGCGCTGAAGACGCTGGAAGCGAGCGACCCGGCGGTCGCCGCCAAGGTCGTCCCGGTCTTCGTCACCGTCGATCCGGCGCGCGATACGCCTCCGGTGCTCAAGGCCTTCGTATCGGCGTTCCACCCGCGCATGGTCGGGCTGACGGGAACGCCGCAGCAGATCGAGGCCGTGAAGAAGGAATTCGCGATCTTCTCCGCCAAGGGCGATCCCGCACCCGGTGGCGGTTACCTCGTAAACCACAGCCGCCAGACCTATCTGATGGGGCCGGACGGCAAGCCGATCGCGCTGCTGCCCCAGGAACAGGGACCGAAAGCCGTGGCCGACGAAATCAAGCGGTGGGTTCGTTGA
- a CDS encoding YcgN family cysteine cluster protein, whose translation MSRFWETTPIEQLDRGQWEALCDGCGKCCIHKLEDEDTGELVPTNVACRLLDRRSGQCSDYRHRHAYVPECVRLTTGNVHGIDWLPSTCAYRLRAAGEALPEWHYLVCGDREAVHRAKQSVRGWTVSEDEAGELEYHVVEREL comes from the coding sequence TTGAGCCGCTTCTGGGAAACCACGCCGATCGAACAGCTCGACCGCGGCCAGTGGGAGGCGCTGTGCGACGGCTGCGGCAAATGCTGCATCCACAAGCTGGAGGACGAGGATACCGGGGAGCTGGTCCCGACCAACGTCGCCTGCCGCCTGCTCGACCGGCGCAGCGGGCAGTGTTCCGACTATCGCCACCGCCATGCCTATGTCCCCGAATGCGTCCGGCTGACGACGGGCAACGTCCACGGGATCGACTGGCTGCCCAGCACCTGCGCCTACCGCCTCCGCGCGGCGGGCGAGGCGCTGCCCGAATGGCATTACCTCGTCTGCGGCGACCGCGAGGCGGTCCACCGCGCCAAGCAATCGGTACGCGGCTGGACGGTCAGCGAGGACGAGGCCGGCGAGCTCGAATATCATGTGGTCGAGCGCGAGCTGTGA
- a CDS encoding M48 family metallopeptidase has protein sequence MWSSASCDPQVIDGLDIVRHPRARRARLSIDPASGRAKLVLPKRAALKPVLAWAEEKAGWLAEQRARLPQARPFAPGAVVTVADEPLTIAWQQGARRTLVRDGDTLSLSGPIETVPRRVEAWIKRVALDRLAQETAEFAAKAGVSVTRVTIGDPTGRWGSCASSGAIRYSWRLILAPGWVRRATVAHEVAHRVHMNHAPVFHALVAELLDSDPMPARAWLRTHGAALHWIGRSS, from the coding sequence ATGTGGTCGAGCGCGAGCTGTGATCCGCAGGTGATCGACGGCCTCGACATCGTCCGCCACCCGCGTGCCCGGCGTGCGCGGCTGTCGATCGATCCGGCCAGCGGCCGGGCAAAGCTGGTCCTGCCGAAGCGCGCGGCGCTGAAACCCGTGCTGGCCTGGGCGGAAGAGAAGGCGGGCTGGCTCGCCGAGCAGCGCGCCCGCCTGCCACAGGCGCGTCCGTTCGCGCCCGGTGCGGTGGTGACCGTGGCCGACGAACCGCTGACGATCGCCTGGCAGCAAGGCGCGCGGCGCACGCTGGTCCGTGACGGCGATACGCTCTCGCTGTCCGGTCCGATCGAGACCGTGCCGCGCCGGGTCGAGGCGTGGATCAAGCGCGTCGCGCTCGACCGCCTGGCCCAGGAAACCGCCGAATTCGCCGCGAAAGCGGGCGTTTCGGTGACCCGCGTGACGATCGGCGATCCGACGGGCCGCTGGGGCAGCTGTGCGTCGAGCGGGGCGATCCGCTACAGCTGGCGGCTGATCCTCGCCCCCGGCTGGGTCCGTCGCGCGACCGTCGCGCACGAAGTCGCGCACCGCGTACACATGAACCATGCACCGGTGTTCCACGCGCTCGTCGCCGAGCTGCTCGACAGCGACCCGATGCCCGCGCGCGCATGGCTGCGCACGCACGGCGCCGCGCTTCACTGGATCGGTCGGTCGTCCTGA